One Thunnus thynnus chromosome 18, fThuThy2.1, whole genome shotgun sequence genomic region harbors:
- the LOC137169527 gene encoding uncharacterized protein isoform X8 has translation MEQREQCTLNPGLRQAQAHNIQAEETCPVQDSPLQTTEVSKSRKTQRTFPCHGAVGARPYCSPEYSPDFYKLDSTLPHSKFGTMSHMKTDTFIPLQPSTKTLEKEAPRQRRRNPGGEAAG, from the exons ATGGAGCAGAGGGAGCAGTGTACCCTTAACCCGGGCCTTCGCCAGGCCCAGGCTCACAACATCCAAGCTGAGGAAACCTGTCCTGTGCAGGACTCTCCACTTCAAACCACTGAAGTCTCCAagagcaggaaaacacaaa GGACGTTTCCCTGCCATGGAGCAGTTGGAGCCAGACCCTACTGCTCCCCTGAGTACAGCCCTGACTTTTACAAGTTAGACTCAACATTACCTCATAGCAAATTTGG GACGATGTCACATATGAAAACAGATACCTTCATTCCTCTCCAGCCTTCTACCAAAACACT AGAAAAAGAAGCTCctagacaaagaagaagaaatccaGGAGGTGAAGCAGCTGGATGA
- the LOC137169678 gene encoding tripartite motif-containing protein 16-like — protein sequence MAQKGDRLYRETISCSICLDLLTDPVTIPCGHSYCMSCIKNFWDGKRRIYSCPQCRKTFKPRPALVKSTMLAALVEQLKKKTGPKASRADHSSAGPEDVACDVCIRRKRKALKSCLQCLASYCEKHLRPHYDAAPLKKHKLVDPSEKLQENICSRHDEVMKMFCRTDQQSICYLCSVDEHKGHDTVSAAAERTERQREIEVSLRQIQQRIQDREKDVKLLQQEVEAFNRSADKAVEDSGEIFTELIHLIRKRSSDVKQQIRSQQQTEVSQVKELQEKLEQEITELRRKDAELKQLSHTEDHIQFLHNYPSLSQLSASKDSSSINICPLRYFEDVTAAVSELRDKLQDILKQKWTNISLTVTEVEVLLSEPEPKTRAEFLKYSREITLDPNTVNTWLLLSEGNRKAEQTRQKQSYSNHPDRFTDWRQVLSGESLTGRCYWEVERRGRGVCVAVAYKNISRAGGSIQCGFGFSYKSWALYCDTNCYEFWFNNISTRVSGPGSSRVGVYLDHRAGILSFYNVSETMTLLHRVQTTFTQPLYAGLCPYYGDTAEFCKLK from the coding sequence ATGGCACAGAAAGGAGATCGGCTGTACCGAGAAACAATCAgctgttcgatctgtctggatctactgacggatccggtgactattccctgtggacacagctactgcatgagctgtattaaaaaCTTCTGGGATGGAAAGAGAAggatctacagctgccctcagtgcagaaaGACCTTCAAACCGAGGCCTGCCCTGGTGAAAagcaccatgttagcagctttagtggagcagctgaagaagaagactggacCCAAAGCTTCTCGTGCTGATCACTCctctgctggacctgaagatgtggcctgtgatgtctgcattCGGAGGAAGCggaaagccctcaagtcctgtctgcagtgtctggcctcttactgtgagaaacacctccGGCCTCATTATGATGCAGCtccattaaagaaacacaagctggtcgacccctcggagaaactccaggagaacatctgctctcgtcatgatgaggtgatgaagatgttctgccgtactgatcagcagagtatctgttatctctgctctgtggatgaacataaaggccatgacacagtctcagctgcagcagaaaggactgagaggcagagagagatcGAAGTGAGTCTGCGacaaatccagcagagaatccaggacagagagaaagatgtgaagctgcttcaacaggaagTGGAGGCCTTCaatcgctctgctgataaagcagtggaggacagtgggGAAATCTTCACTGAACTGATCCATCTCATCaggaaaagaagctctgatgtgaagcagcagatcagatcccagcagcaaactgaagtgagtcaagtcaaagagcttcaggagaagctggagcaggagatcactgagctgaggaggaaagacgctgaactgaagcagctctcacatACAGAGGATCACatccagtttctacacaactatccctcactgtcacaactcagtgcatctaaagactcatccagcatcaacaTCTGTCCTCTGCgctactttgaggatgtgacagcagctgtgtcagagctcagagacaaACTTCAGGACATCCTGAAgcagaaatggacaaacatctcactgacagtgactgaagtggaggttttactgtcagaaccagaacccaagaccagagctgaattcttaaaatattcacgtgaaattactctggatccaaacacagtaaacacatggctgttattatctgaggggaacagaaaagcagaacaaaCGAGACAAAAACAGTCTTATTCtaatcatccagacagattcactgatTGGCGTCAGGTCCTTAGTGgggagagtctgactggacgctgttactgggaggtggagaggagagggagaggagtttgtgtagcagtcgcatacaaaaatatcagcagagcaggaggaTCAATTCAATGTGGATTTGGATTCAGTTACAAATCTTGGGCTTTATATTGTGACACCAACTGTTATGAATTTTGGTTCAACAATATCTCAACTCGtgtctcaggtcctggttcctccagagtgggagtgtacctggatcacagagcaggtattctgtccttctacaacgtctctgaaaccatgactctcctccacagagtccagaccacattcactcagcctctctatgctggactttgtCCTTATTATGGAGACACAGCTGAGTtctgtaaactcaaatag
- the LOC137169527 gene encoding spermatogenesis-associated serine-rich protein 1 isoform X4, whose product MEQREQCTLNPGLRQAQAHNIQAEETCPVQDSPLQTTEVSKSRKTQRTFPCHGAVGARPYCSPEYSPDFYKLDSTLPHSKFGTMSHMKTDTFIPLQPSTKTLVPYLEKKKLLDKEEEIQEVKQLDEWKPAVGIFTAVLEGLDDKAS is encoded by the exons ATGGAGCAGAGGGAGCAGTGTACCCTTAACCCGGGCCTTCGCCAGGCCCAGGCTCACAACATCCAAGCTGAGGAAACCTGTCCTGTGCAGGACTCTCCACTTCAAACCACTGAAGTCTCCAagagcaggaaaacacaaa GGACGTTTCCCTGCCATGGAGCAGTTGGAGCCAGACCCTACTGCTCCCCTGAGTACAGCCCTGACTTTTACAAGTTAGACTCAACATTACCTCATAGCAAATTTGG GACGATGTCACATATGAAAACAGATACCTTCATTCCTCTCCAGCCTTCTACCAAAACACT CGTGCCTTATTTAGAGAAAAAGAAGCTCctagacaaagaagaagaaatccaGGAGGTGAAGCAGCTGGATGAGTGGAAGCCTGCTGTAGGCATCTTTACGGCAGTGCTGGAGGGTTTAGATGACAAAGCCAGTTAA